One Caloenas nicobarica isolate bCalNic1 chromosome 31, bCalNic1.hap1, whole genome shotgun sequence genomic region harbors:
- the LOC136000006 gene encoding lysosomal acid glucosylceramidase-like — translation MRPGCAGVLRWLLLAQAVARAAGGRPCDAKDFGHGSLVCACSATYCDTLDPVVLPAPGTYVKYESSKAGKRLERSQGSFQRSFQRSFQRNAQTPDFHLTLNTAQRYQKVKGFGGSVTDSAAINIQSLSKGAQNQLLRSYFSEEGIEYNLVRVPMASTDFSIRLYTYADAVGDFELKHFNLTEEDTRMKIPILQAAQAMAKRPLSLYASPWTSPVWMKTNGAMTGRGTLKGSPGDKYHQAWAKYFIRFLDEYAKYNLTFWAVTAGNEPTAGEIVFYPFQCLGFSPEHQRDFIARDLGPALANSSHRHVRLIILDDQRVMLPYWAQVVLKDPVAASYISGIGIHWYLDFLAPIDLTLSITHHLFPDYFLLSTEASTGSYFWEPRVVLGDWDRGSKYSHSILTNLNNYVTGWTDWNLALDLEGGPNWSKNYVDSPVIVDGSKDVFYKQPMFYHMGHFSKFIPEGSQRVGLSVSKKCRWCKLEHSAFLRPDGAVVLVVLNRSPTDVSFGISDPRVGFIEATAASDSIQTFLWKQPA, via the exons atgaGGCCTGGGTGTGCCGGCGTCCTGCGCTGGCTCCTGCTGGCGCAGGCAGTGGCGCGGGCAGCGG GTGGCCGTCCCTGCGATGCCAAGGACTTTGGTCACGGCTCGCTGGTGTGCGCCTGCAGTGCCACGTACTGCGACACGCTGGACCCTGTGGTCCTGCCGGCCCCGGGCACCTACGTCAAGTACGAGAGCAGCAAGGCTGGCAAGCGGCTGGAGCGCAGCCAGGGGAGCTTCCAGCGCAGCTTCCAGCGCAGCTTCCAGCGCAACGCCCAGACCCCAG ATTTCCACCTCACTCTGAACACGGCGCAGCGGTACCAGAAGGTGAAGGGCTTTGGTGGCTCCGTCACCGACTCGGCTGCCATCAACATCCAGTCCCTGTCCAAGGGTGCCCAGAACCAGCTGCTCCGCTCCTATTTCTCCGAGGAAG gcatCGAGTACAACCTCGTGCGCGTCCCCATGGCCAGCACCGACTTCTCCATCCGCCTTTACACCTATGCTGATGCCGTGGGCGACTTCGAGCTGAAGCATTTTAATCTGACGGAGGAGGACACACGGATGAAG ATCCCCATCCTCCAGGCAGCCCAGGCGATGGCCAAGCGGCCACTGTCACTCTACGCCAGCCCCTGGACATCCCCGGTGTGGATGAAGACGAACGGTGCCATGACAGGCAGGGGGACGCTGAAGGGCAGCCCCGGGGACAAGTACCACCAGGCTTGGGCCAAGTATTTCATCCG GTTCCTGGACGAATACGCCAAGTATAACCTGACCTTCTGGGCAGTGACGGCGGGGAACGAGCCCACGGCCGGCGAGATCGTCTTCTACCCCTTCCAGTGCCTGGGCTTCTCCCCCGAGCACCAGCGGGACTTCATCGCGCGGGACCTGGGCCCCGCGTTGGCCAACAGCTCCCACCGCCACGTCCGGCTCATCATCCTGGACGACCAGAGGGTGATGCTGCCTTACTGGGCCCAGGTG GTGCTCAAAGACCCTGTGGCCGCCAGCTACATCAGCGGCATCGGCATCCACTGGTACCTGGACTTCCTGGCACCCATTGACCTCACGCTCTCCATCACCCATCACCTCTTCCCGGATTATTTCCTCCTCTCCACCGAAGCCTCCACCGGCTCCTATTTCTGGGAGCCCAGGGTGGTGCTGGGTGACTGGGACCGCGGGAGCAAGTACAGCCACAGCATCCTGACG AACCTCAACAACTACGTGACCGGCTGGACTGACTGGAACCTGGCCCTGGATCTGGAGGGGGGACCCAACTGGAGCAAGAACTACGTGGACAGTCCCGTCATCGTGGACGGCAGCAAGGACGTTTTCTACAAGCAGCCCATGTTCTACCACATGGGGCACTTCAG CAAGTTCATCCCCGAGGGCTCACAGCGCGTGGGGCTGAGCGTCTCCAAGAAGTGCCGCTGGTGCAAACTGGAGCACTCGGCTTTCCTGCGCCCCGACGGGGCCGTCGTCCTGGTGGTCCTGAACCG CTCCCCCACCGACGTGTCCTTCGGGATCTCTGACCCACGCGTTGGCTTCATCGAGGCCACAGCTGCCAGCGACTCCATCCAGACGTTCCTGTGGAAGCAGCCGGCTTAG
- the LOC136000026 gene encoding lysosomal acid glucosylceramidase-like — translation MGAAGVLGWLLLLLPWLLLLLPCAAGADPCSPKYFGRNVIACVCNATYCDTLDPVVLPPPDTYIKYESSKAGKRLERSQGSFQRSFQRSFQRNAQTPGLLLMLNTSVLYQRVKGFGGSLSDAAALNIMGLSRPVQDNLLRSYFSEHGIEYNLVRLPMACSDFSVRPYSYDDVPYDYELKHFSLAEEDVTMKIPLLHRASAMSRRPLSLYATPWTAPAWIKSNRDIRGTGALRGRAGDKYHKTWANYFIKFLDEYAKHNVTFWAVTVQNEPRARLPTFPQFPTISYTAEQQRDFIIHDLGPALARSPHRTQLLILDDQRVHLPQWAETVLGNSTAAGYVAGVGVHWYLDDIVSAACSLGATHKLFPDHFLLYTEACNGFLSRQFSVALGCWERGQRYSHSILTVLNHFVTGWTDWNMALDLQGGPNWVKNYVDSPIIVDRSKDVFYKQPMFYHLGHFSKFIPEGSQRVGLRSVCRKRSCQLEHVAFLRPDGAIVLVVLNRSGWDVPFRICDPSVGFIETVSPASSIQTYLWHQQ, via the exons ATGGGGGCCGCCGGTGtcctgggctggctgctgctgctcctgccctggctgctgctgctcctgccctgcgcCGCAG GCGCcgacccctgcagccccaagtACTTTGGGCGCAATGTCATAGCGTGCGTCTGCAACGCCACGTACTGCGACACGCTGGACCCCGTGGTCCTGCCGCCCCCGGACACCTACATCAAGTACGAGAGCAGCAAGGCCGGCAAGCGGCTGGAGCGCAGCCAGGGGAGCTTCCAGCGCAGCTTCCAGCGCAGCTTCCAGCGCAACGCCCAGACCCCAG ggctgctgctgaTGCTCAACACCTCTGTGCTGTACCAGCGCGTAAAGGGTTTTGGTGGGTCCCTTTCCGATGCCGCTGCCCTGAACATCATGGGGTTGTCCCGACCAGTCCAGGACAACCTGCTGCGCTCCTACTTCTCCGAGCACG GGATCGAGTACAACCTCGTCCGGCTCCCTATGGCTTGCAGCGACTTCTCCGTGCGCCCCTACAGCTACGACGACGTCCCCTACGACTACGAGCTGAAGCACTTCAGCCTGGCGGAGGAGGACGTGACGATGAAG ATCCCCCTCTTGCACCGAGCCTCGGCCATGAGCAGGCGGCCGCTGTCGCTGTACGCGACTCCCTGGACCGCTCCAGCCTGGATCAAGAGCAACAGGGACATCCGTGGGACGGGCGCGCTGAGGGGACGGGCAGGGGACAAGTACCACAAGACCTGGGCCAACTACTTCATCAA GTTCCTGGATGAATACGCCAAACACAACGTGACCTTCTGGGCAGTGACGGTGCAGAACGAGCCCCGTGCCAGGCTCCCCACtttcccccagttccccaccATCTCTTACACCGCCGAGCAGCAGCGGGACTTCATCATCCACGACCTGGGGCCCGCCTTGGCCCGCAGCCCCCACCGCACCCAGCTCCTCATCCTGGATGACCAGCGCGTGCACCTCCCGCAATGGGCTGAAACG GTCCTGGGCAACAGCACGGCTGCCGGCTACGTCGCTGGCGTGGGGGTTCACTGGTACCTGGATGACATCGTCTCAGCCGCCTGCAGCCTGGGGGCCACCCACAAACTCTTCCCCGACCATTTTCTCCTCTACACCGAGGCCTGCAACGGCTTCCTCAGCCGCCAGTTCTCCGTGGCCCTGGGCTGCTGGGAGCGAGGGCAACGCTACAGCCACAGCATCCTGACG GTCCTGAACCACTTTGTGACCGGCTGGACCGACTGGAACATGGCCCTGGACCTGCAGGGTGGCCCCAACTGGGTCAAGAACTACGTGGACAGCCCCATCATCGTGGACAGGAGCAAGGACGTTTTCTACAAGCAGCCCATGTTCTACCACTTGGGGCACTTCAG CAAATTCATCCCCGAGGGCTCGCAGCGCGTGGGGCTGCGCAGCGTCTGCCGAAAGCGCTCCTGCCAGCTGGAGCACGTGGCTTTCCTGCGCCCCGACGGGGCCATCGTCCTCGTGGTCCTCAACAG GTCCGGCTGGGACGTGCCCTTCAGGATCTGCGACCCCAGTGTTGGTTTCATTGAGACCGTGTCTCCGGCCAGCTCCATCCAGACCTACCTGTGGCACCAGCAGTGA
- the LOC135999968 gene encoding lysosomal acid glucosylceramidase-like yields the protein MAAAGVLGWLLLLLPCAAGAEPCSPKYFGRDAMVCVCNATYCDTLDPVVLPPPGTYVKYESSKAGKRLERSQGSFQRSFQRSFQRNAQTPDIVLTVDVTQRYQKLKGFGGSITDAAAINVLSLPETAQDHLLRSYFSEEGLEYNLIRIPMASCDFSLHAYTYDDVPFDYELAHFSLRDEDTKMKIPLLHRALAMSKQPLSLYATPWTSPTWMKTSESFVGKGTLKGQAGDKYHKTWANYFVRFLDEYAKHNLTFWAVTAENEPTAGLINNYPFQCLGFTAEQQRDFIARDLGPALANSSHRDIRLIILDDNRIHLPHWAKVVLEDEEAARYVHGIGIHWYLDFISPIQDTVVPTHELFPDYFILATEACVGSNFWERNVILGCWERGNQYSHSILTNLNNYVTGWNDWNLALDLQGGPNWVKNYADSPIIVDANEGVFYKQPMFYHMGHFSKFIPEGSQRVGLVASKESKKTALEYTAFQRPDGAVVVVVLNRSPQKVNFGLADTVGLIAAVAPANSIQTYLWQRQ from the exons ATGGCGGCCGCCGGTGtcctgggctggctgctgctgctcctgccctgcgcCGCAG GCGCcgagccctgcagccccaagtACTTTGGGCGCGATGCCATGGTGTGCGTCTGCAACGCCACGTACTGCGACACGCTGGACCCCGTGGTCCTGCCGCCCCCGGGCACCTACGTCAAGTACGAGAGCAGCAAGGCCGGCAAGCGGCTGGAGCGCAGCCAGGGGAGCTTCCAGCGCAGCTTCCAGCGCAGCTTCCAGCGCAACGCCCAGACCCCAG ACATTGTCCTGACCGTGGACGTGACGCAGCGGTACCAGAAGCTGAAGGGTTTTGGCGGCTCCATCACCGACGCAGCTGCCATCAACGTCCTTTCCCTGCCAGAAACAGCCCAGGATCACCTGCTCCGCTCGTACTTCTctgaggaag GGCTGGAGTACAACCTCATCCGCATCCCCATGGCCAGCTGCGACTTCTCCCTCCACGCCTACACCTACGACGACGTTCCCTTCGACTACGAGCTTGCCCACTTCAGCCTGCGAGACGAGGACACCAAGATGAAG ATCCCCCTCCTGCACCGAGCCTTGGCCATGAGCAAGCAGCCGCTGTCGCTGTACGCGACTCCCTGGACCTCCCCGACCTGGATGAAGACCAGCGAGTCCTTCGTGGGGAAGGGCACGCTgaagggacaggcaggggacaAGTACCACAAGACCTGGGCAAACTACTTTGTGCG GTTCCTGGACGAATACGCCAAGCACAACCTGACCTTCTGGGCAGTGACGGCGGAGAACGAGCCCACGGCCGGGCTGATCAACAACTACCCCTTCCAGTGCCTGGGATTCACGGCTGAGCAGCAGCGGGACTTCATCGCGCGGGACCTGGGCCCCGCGCTGGCCAACAGCTCCCACCGCGACATCCGCCTCATCATCCTGGACGACAACCGGATCCACCTCCCGCACTGGGCCAAAGTG GTCCTGGAGGATGAGGAAGCAGCTCGCTACGTCCACGGCATCGGCATCCACTGGTACCTGGACTTCATCAGTCCCATCCAGGACACGGTGGTGCCCACTCACGAGCTGTTCCCCGACTACTTCATCCTGGCCACCGAGGCGTGCGTCGGCTCCAACTTCTGGGAGAGGAACGTCATCCTGGGCTGCTGGGAGCGCGGGAACCAGTACAGCCACAGCATCCTGACG AACCTCAACAACTACGTGACGGGTTGGAACGACTGGAACCTGGCCCTGGACCTGCAGGGGGGACCCAACTGGGTGAAGAACTACGCGGACAGCCCCATCATTGTGGATGCCAACGAAGGCGTCTTCTACAAGCAGCCCATGTTCTACCACATGGGGCACTTCAG TAAGTTCATCCCCGAGGGCTCCCAGCGTGTGGGGCTCGTCGCCTCCAAAGAGTCCAAGAAGACAGCGCTGGAGTACACGGCTTTCCAGCGCCCCGACGGTGccgtggtggtggtggttctGAACCG GTCCCCGCAGAAAGTCAACTTCGGCTTGGCCGACACCGTTGGCCTCATCGCAGCCGTGGCTCCGGCCAACTCCATCCAAACCTACCTGTGGCAGCGGCAGTGA